From Plectropomus leopardus isolate mb chromosome 4, YSFRI_Pleo_2.0, whole genome shotgun sequence, the proteins below share one genomic window:
- the dand5 gene encoding DAN domain family member 5 yields the protein MAFPLSLFLLSSWTAVAFTFPHNTFDNIIKGSRVDFESSGSGPNEPVRGIVKVVQLDPHILAQSGFIRGGATPRRAPSLGSTLSFPAFLSLGRPGPASRTPVSPLHHLRPKSPPEVDLKKRQGLQMWQRAINKGEKMSLPVNLKDTKQTCTAMPFTQRVTADGCNVVTVHNKLCFGQCSSLFVPSEGEFSGKGALHQWAPCSRCAPSKAHTVAVPLRCGVEVREKRVMVVEECKCETSREEKSAEAAAFTHL from the exons ATGGCTTTCCCTCTCAGCCTTTTCCTTTTGTCAAGTTGGACAGCTGTAGCTTTTACATTCCCTCACAATACTTTTGACAACATTATTAAAGGGTCAAGAGTTGATTTTGAATCATCTGGCAGTGGACCGAACGAACCTGTCCGGGGAATAGTTAAGGTTGTGCAGCTGGACCCTCACATCCTGGCCCAGTCAGGGTTCATCAGAGGGGGAGCGACCCCCAGAAGAGCCCCCTCCCTCGGTTCCACATTGTCCTTCCCTGCGTTCTTGTCTCTCGGACGTCCAGGTCCGGCATCCAGGACACCAGTGAGTCCGCTGCACCACCTGCGCCCCAAAAGCCCCCCTGAGGTGGACCTCAAAAAGAGGCAAGGCCTGCAGATGTGGCAGAGGGCCATAAATAAAGGAGAGAAGATGTCCCTGCCAGTCAACCTGAAGGACACGAAACAGACCTGCACTGCGATGCCTTTCACTCAG CGCGTGACAGCAGACGGATGCAACGTGGTGACAGTGCACAACAAGCTGTGTTTCGGCCAGTGCAGCTCCCTGTTCGTTCCATCTGAAGGGGAGTTTTCCGGAAAAGGGGCCCTCCACCAGTGGGCCCCTTGTTCCCGCTGTGCCCCATCAAAAGCTCACACTGTGGCTGTGCCCCTGCGCTGTGGAGTCGAGGTGCGGGAGAAGCGGGTGATGGTGGTGGAGGAGTGCAAGTGTGAGACGAGCCGAGAGGAGAAGAGTGCTGAGGCTGCAGCGTTCACACACCTGTAA
- the pld6 gene encoding mitochondrial cardiolipin hydrolase: MWTLKAAALGVVALTVSVELLGWLVRRLRPGRILNEVLFFPSEVACVEHIFTPSSPHSCLCPMPHGVETSFSRLLHYILSSSSSLDLCVFAFSNMDLCRAVLALQSRGVTVRVLTDKDYAAIQGSQIGVLRKAGISVRCNVDSVYMHHKFAVVDGRLLITGSLNWTLTAVQSNMENTIVTQEPDLVRPFVREFQRLWVHNDPARDLHSIVTGNAVYIFRLR; the protein is encoded by the exons ATGTGGACGTTGAAGGCGGCCGCTCTGGGTGTGGTGGCCCTCACTGTCAGTGTGGAGCTGCTTGGCTGGCTCGTCCGTCGCCTCAGGCCTGGAAGAATCCTCAATGAGGTCCTCTTCTTTCCCTCAGAGGTGGCCTGTGTGGAGCACATCTTCACTCCCTCGTCGCCTCA CTCCTGTCTCTGCCCAATGCCTCATGGTGTGGAGACCTCTTTCTCCCGTCTTCTCCACTACATCCTGTCCTCTTCATCTTCTCTGGacttgtgtgtctttgccttcTCCAACATGGACCTGTGCAGAGCTGTGCTAGCACTGCAGAGCAGAGGAGTCACCGTCCGAGTCCTCACTGACAAGGACTATGCTGCCATCCAGGGCTCCCAGATAGGGGTCCTCCGCAAGGCTG GGATCTCTGTGCGCTGCAATGTGGACTCCGTTTACATGCATCACAAGTTTGCAGTGGTGGACGGCCGGCTGCTCATCACCGGCTCCCTCAACTGGACGCTAACAGCAGTGCAGAGCAACATGGAGAACACCATCGTCACACAGGAGCCAGACCTGGTGCGGCCCTTCGTGAGGGAGTTCCAAAGGTTGTGGGTGCACAACGATCCAGCTCGAGACCTCCACTCAA tcgtCACCGGAAACGCCGTGTATATATTCCGGCTGCGTTGA
- the LOC121941990 gene encoding ras-related protein Rab-3D-like isoform X2 produces MALAKDPGAGLEQKDAADQNFDYMFKLLIIGNSSVGKTSFLFRFADDSFTSAFVSTVGIDFKVKTIYRNDKRVKLQIWDTAGQERYRTITTAYYRGAMGFLLMYDITSQESFCAVQDWATQIKTYSWGNAQVVLVGNKLDLEEDRQVPTEEGQRLATELGFQFFEASAKDNINVKQVFDKLVDVICEKMNESVNGDASPLSASQKEADLNEKPRSNPGGCAC; encoded by the exons ATGGCACTTGCCAAAGATCCCGGGGCGGGACTGGAGCAGAAAGATGCAGCCGACCAAAACTTTGACTACATGTTTAAGCTGCTGATCATCGGCAACAGCAGCGTGGGAAAGACCTCCTTCCTGTTCCGCTTTGCAGACGACTCCTTCACTTCGGCTTTTGTCAGCACAGTCGGCATTGACTTCAAAGTGAAGACCATCTATAGAAACGACAAGAGGGTCAAACTTCAGATCTGG GACACCGCAGGACAGGAGCGTTACCGCACCATCACCACAGCTTACTACAGAGGAGCCATGGGCTTCCTGCTAATGTATGACATCACGAGCCAGGAGTCTTTCTGTGCTGTACAGGACTG GGCAACCCAGATCAAGACGTACTCATGGGGCAACGCGCAGGTAGTGCTGGTAGGCAATAAGCTGGACCTGGAAGAGGACAGGCAGGTCCCCACTGAAGAGGGCCAAAGACTGGCTACAGAACTTG gCTTCCAGTTCTTCGAGGCTAGTGCCAAAGACAACATCAACGTGAAGCAGGTTTTTGACAAGCTGGTAGACGTCATCTGCGAGAAAATGAACGAGAGCGTCAACGGTGATGCCAGTCCGCTGTCAGCCAGTCAAAAAGAGGCTGACCTTAACGAGAAGCCCCGCAGCAACCCGGGCGGCTGCGCGTGCTGA
- the LOC121941990 gene encoding ras-related protein Rab-3D-like isoform X1, which yields MNMALAKDPGAGLEQKDAADQNFDYMFKLLIIGNSSVGKTSFLFRFADDSFTSAFVSTVGIDFKVKTIYRNDKRVKLQIWDTAGQERYRTITTAYYRGAMGFLLMYDITSQESFCAVQDWATQIKTYSWGNAQVVLVGNKLDLEEDRQVPTEEGQRLATELGFQFFEASAKDNINVKQVFDKLVDVICEKMNESVNGDASPLSASQKEADLNEKPRSNPGGCAC from the exons ATGAAC ATGGCACTTGCCAAAGATCCCGGGGCGGGACTGGAGCAGAAAGATGCAGCCGACCAAAACTTTGACTACATGTTTAAGCTGCTGATCATCGGCAACAGCAGCGTGGGAAAGACCTCCTTCCTGTTCCGCTTTGCAGACGACTCCTTCACTTCGGCTTTTGTCAGCACAGTCGGCATTGACTTCAAAGTGAAGACCATCTATAGAAACGACAAGAGGGTCAAACTTCAGATCTGG GACACCGCAGGACAGGAGCGTTACCGCACCATCACCACAGCTTACTACAGAGGAGCCATGGGCTTCCTGCTAATGTATGACATCACGAGCCAGGAGTCTTTCTGTGCTGTACAGGACTG GGCAACCCAGATCAAGACGTACTCATGGGGCAACGCGCAGGTAGTGCTGGTAGGCAATAAGCTGGACCTGGAAGAGGACAGGCAGGTCCCCACTGAAGAGGGCCAAAGACTGGCTACAGAACTTG gCTTCCAGTTCTTCGAGGCTAGTGCCAAAGACAACATCAACGTGAAGCAGGTTTTTGACAAGCTGGTAGACGTCATCTGCGAGAAAATGAACGAGAGCGTCAACGGTGATGCCAGTCCGCTGTCAGCCAGTCAAAAAGAGGCTGACCTTAACGAGAAGCCCCGCAGCAACCCGGGCGGCTGCGCGTGCTGA
- the tspan34 gene encoding tetraspanin 34 gives MCCSSFLKIMMFIFNGGIFLAGAAILGVGVWVKVDSDSLLGLLDTVEGAPSGLSQLANVSYLLMGVGGVLLVIGFLGCCGAVKESRCMLLTFFSIVLIIFLIEVAGAVVLLVFQGLADQLLESLEEEVRISIRNEYGKGEGLTSLWNKTMEEFACCGYRNYTDFYGSPFYLEHEGEVFPETCCNATNTRGVCSENQAHLSNIDGCFDRLLQLIEENAVIIAAVALGIAALEIAAMVVSMVLYKKIGTKA, from the exons aTGTGTTGCTCCAGCTTtctcaaaattatgatgtttatCTTCAATGGCGGCATCTTT TTGGCAGGTGCAGCCATCCTGGGTGTGGGAGTGTGGGTGAAGGTGGACAGTGATTCTCTGCTGGGTTTACTTGACACCGTGGAGGGCGCTCCATCTGGGTTATCCCAGCTCGCCAACGTCAGCTACCTGCTCATGGGAGTGGGTGGCGTGCTGCTGGTCATTGGCTTTCTGGGCTGCTGCGGAGCTGTCAAGGAGAGCAGGTGTATGCTGCTGACG TTCTTCAGCATTGTGCTGATTATCTTCCTCATCGAGGTTGCAGGAGCTGTGGTGCTGCTGGTCTTCCAGGGTTTG GCTGATCAGCTTCTTGAGAGTCTGGAGGAGGAAGTTAGAATAAGCATTAGAAATGAGTATGGAAAAGGGGAAGGTCTGACCTCTCTCTGGAACAAAACCATGGAGGAG TTTGCTTGCTGCGGGTACAGGAACTACACAGACTTTTATGGCTCCCCTTTTTACCTGGAACATGAAGGAGAGGTTTTTCCGGAAACATGTTGCAATGCAACCAACACCAGAGGCGTATGCAGTGAAAACCAAGCACATCTTTCG AATATAGATGGCTGCTTTgacaggctgctgcagctgatagAGGAAAACGCTGTGATCATTGCAGCCGTGGCTCTTGGAATCGCTGCTCTTGAG ATTGCTGCCATGGTGGTTTCAATGGTTCTCTACAAGAAAATTGGCACCAAAGCGTGA